CGCTCGTGCCCTCGTAGGTGAGCACCGACTCCAGGTTGTTGGCGTGGCGCAGCACCGGGTACTCCAGGGTGATGCCGTTGGCGCCCAGGATCGTGCGGCACTCGCGGGCGATGGCGATGGCCTCGCGGACGTTGTTCAGTTTGCCCACGCTGACCTGCTCGGGGGTGAGCGTGCCCGCGTCCTTGAGCCGTCCCAGGTGGAGGGCGAGCAGCATGCCCTTGCCGAGTTCGACGCACATGTCGGCGAGCTTCTGCTGCGTCAGCTGGTACGAGGCGAGCGAGCGGGCGAAGACGGTCCGCTCGCGGGCGTAGGAGATCGCCGTCTCCAGGCAGTCGCGGGCGGCGCCGAGGGCCCCGAAGACGATGCCGAAACGGGCCTCGTTGAGGCAGCCGAGCGGGCCGGAGAGGCCACGTGCCCCGGGCAGCATCGCGTCGGCCGGGAGGCGGACGTCCTCCATGACCAGTTCGCTGGTGACGCTCGCGCGCAGCGACAGCTTCATCTTGATCTCCGGGGCGCTGAACCCGGGGGTGTCCGCAGGGACGAGGAAGCCGCGTACACCCTCCTCGGTACGGGCCCAGACGACGGCGACGTCGGCCACCGAGCCGTTGGTGATCCACATCTTGGTGCCGTTGAGGATCCAGTCGGATCCGTCGCGCTTGGCGTTGGTCCGCATGGCGCCCGGGTCGGAGCCGGCGTCGGGCTCGGTGAGGCCGAAGCAGCCGATGTACTCCCCCGCCGCCATCTTCGGCAGCCACCGCTGCTTCTGCTCCTCGGAGCCGTACTTCCAGATCGCGTACATGGCGAGCGAGCCCTGCACGGAGACGAGCGAGCGCAGTCCGGAGTCGACCGCCTCCAGCTCCAGACATGCGAGGCCGTACGCGACGGCGTTGGTGCCCGCGCAGCCGTAGCCCTCCAGGTGCATGCCGAGCACACCGATGCCGCCGAGGGTGCGGGCGAGCTCGCGGGCGGGGATCTCGCCCTTCTCGAACCAGCCGGCGACGTGCGGGCGCAGCTCGCGGTCGGCGACGGCGCGGACCGTCCGGCGGATCTCGCGTTCCTCGTCCGTCAGCAGTCCGTCGACGGCGAGCAGGTCGAAGGGGTGGACGGGGGCTGAGCTGGACTGCGACGACGACGGCGACTGCGGCGACTTCACGGACGGCCTCCTGGCGGCTGTGGCGACTCGGCGAGGCGAAGCGTAGCCCTACATCGGATATTGGATCCAGTATTGAAAATCCCGTATACCGGATCTACGGTCCGAGTGGATCCGATCGCCAGCGAGGGAGAGCGGAATGCGCGCAGACCAGCCGGACACGCCGGGGCCGGCGGCGACCGGCGCCCTGTCCGGGATCGTCGTCGCCGACTTCGGCCGGGTCCTGGCGGGGCCGTACATGACGATGCTCCTCGCCGACCTGGGCGCGGACGTGATCAAGATCGAGCGGCCGGGTTCCGGCGACGACACGCGCGCGTGGGGGCCGCCGTTCGCCGACGGCGGGGCCACCTACTTCCTCGGGGTGAACCGCAACAAGCGCTCGGTCGCGCTCGATCTCACCGACCCCGACGACCTGGCGACGGCGCGCGCGATCGTGGACCGCGCGGACGTCCTGGTGGAGAACTTCCGCCCCGGCACCATGGAGAGACTGGGCCTCGGGTACGCGGACGTCCGGGCCACCAACCCCGGTCTCGTCTACTGCTCGGTGACCGGCTTCGGCACCGACGAGGGCGCCCGGCTGCCCGGCTACGACCTGCTCGTCCAGG
This sequence is a window from Streptomyces sp. NBC_00691. Protein-coding genes within it:
- a CDS encoding acyl-CoA dehydrogenase family protein, with the translated sequence MKSPQSPSSSQSSSAPVHPFDLLAVDGLLTDEEREIRRTVRAVADRELRPHVAGWFEKGEIPARELARTLGGIGVLGMHLEGYGCAGTNAVAYGLACLELEAVDSGLRSLVSVQGSLAMYAIWKYGSEEQKQRWLPKMAAGEYIGCFGLTEPDAGSDPGAMRTNAKRDGSDWILNGTKMWITNGSVADVAVVWARTEEGVRGFLVPADTPGFSAPEIKMKLSLRASVTSELVMEDVRLPADAMLPGARGLSGPLGCLNEARFGIVFGALGAARDCLETAISYARERTVFARSLASYQLTQQKLADMCVELGKGMLLALHLGRLKDAGTLTPEQVSVGKLNNVREAIAIARECRTILGANGITLEYPVLRHANNLESVLTYEGTSEVHSLVIGKALTGEQAFR